One region of Phaeocystidibacter marisrubri genomic DNA includes:
- the frr gene encoding ribosome recycling factor, translated as MEDEIQFILDTAKESMQRSITHLEKELLKIRAGRANPAMLESVKVEYYGAMTPLSQVSNISTPDARTLSVQPWEKSIIQDIERAIMVANLGLNPQNNGEAVIINIPPLTEERRRDLVKMAKAEAEDCRVGIRSARKDANDEIKKLEKDGLPEDTAKDLENEIQELTNAYNKKVDDHLIKKEEDIMKI; from the coding sequence ATGGAAGACGAGATACAATTCATTCTGGATACAGCCAAAGAGAGTATGCAACGCAGCATTACTCACTTGGAGAAAGAACTATTGAAAATCCGTGCGGGTAGAGCCAATCCTGCGATGTTGGAAAGTGTAAAAGTTGAGTACTACGGTGCAATGACTCCACTTTCGCAGGTGAGTAATATCTCTACTCCAGATGCGCGTACACTTTCTGTTCAACCTTGGGAGAAGTCTATTATTCAAGACATCGAGCGCGCCATTATGGTGGCTAACCTTGGTTTGAACCCTCAGAATAACGGCGAAGCGGTTATTATCAATATTCCACCTCTTACCGAAGAACGTCGACGTGATTTGGTGAAAATGGCCAAAGCCGAAGCGGAAGACTGTAGAGTGGGTATCCGCAGCGCTCGCAAGGACGCCAACGACGAGATTAAGAAGCTCGAAAAAGACGGCTTGCCGGAAGATACAGCGAAGGATCTCGAAAATGAAATTCAAGAGCTTACCAACGCTTACAATAAGAAAGTAGATGATCACCTCATCAAGAAGGAAGAGGATATCATGAAGATCTAA
- a CDS encoding response regulator gives MSVVDLAYLIDDDDIYVFGMKRMIKANQLCDELLTFTNGADAIDFINERIASKSSLPKVILIDINMPVMDGWGFIDEFAKIPAEFTDGVTVYMISSSVQEEDRMKAESINLIKSYHVKPIDKEELISMFQVA, from the coding sequence ATGAGTGTAGTTGATTTAGCATATTTAATTGATGACGACGATATCTACGTATTCGGGATGAAACGTATGATTAAAGCAAATCAACTCTGCGATGAACTCTTGACCTTCACCAATGGAGCTGACGCAATTGATTTTATCAACGAAAGAATAGCTTCAAAGTCTTCTCTTCCCAAGGTCATCTTAATAGACATCAACATGCCCGTAATGGACGGATGGGGATTTATAGATGAATTCGCTAAAATTCCAGCGGAATTTACAGACGGCGTTACGGTTTATATGATTAGTTCGTCTGTACAAGAGGAAGATCGCATGAAAGCGGAATCCATCAATCTGATCAAGAGTTATCACGTCAAACCCATTGACAAAGAAGAATTGATCAGTATGTTTCAAGTTGCATAA
- a CDS encoding sensor histidine kinase, protein MSFSTNDELSRIKHALNSVSVGIWQWDITTGNEWWTDTFFTMLGYEVGDLEPSYQTFINELAHPDHVERIEKAIAAHLEHGVEYRLSFQMKKKSGDYLWVLASGEAIRDKSGKPVFMAGSNVDIEREVQIQQELEKNQLFLEETGSLAKVGGWEVDLQNMTTQWSKAVYDIHEVPYDEVVPVEDAINFFHDDDKERISTAFGKAVSEKLPYSDTFRIITRSNKEVYVHAVGIPVMNEAGEVVSVRGVFQDIDDRVRSQLLTEDALATSTEQNQRLVNFAHIVSHNLRNHTGNLEMLLSFLKDSKDEQDREDLIEKLQNVVENLSNTLTDLHDIITVQNQQVTDVDEVDFTSIAHKIVQILAGDIDRLDVDVQIDLPPQLLGRFSQIYADSVMLNLVSNAIRYRSPSRRLVIHIYHDIDEKYINIHVKDNGLGIDLELHKNRIFRMYGTIHTHPDSRGVGLFLIKNQLESSGGAISVESTPDEGTTFTIHIPRT, encoded by the coding sequence GTGTCTTTTTCTACCAACGACGAATTAAGCCGAATTAAACACGCTTTGAACAGTGTAAGTGTGGGGATTTGGCAATGGGATATCACAACCGGCAACGAGTGGTGGACAGACACATTCTTCACCATGTTAGGTTATGAAGTTGGCGACCTAGAACCCAGCTACCAAACTTTCATCAATGAACTGGCTCACCCGGATCACGTAGAACGTATCGAAAAGGCCATCGCCGCACATCTGGAACATGGAGTTGAATACCGACTCTCATTTCAAATGAAGAAGAAGTCGGGAGATTACCTCTGGGTACTTGCCTCTGGAGAAGCCATTCGAGATAAGTCGGGGAAGCCTGTATTCATGGCGGGAAGCAATGTCGACATTGAAAGAGAAGTTCAAATCCAACAAGAACTAGAGAAAAACCAGCTCTTCCTAGAGGAAACCGGAAGTCTTGCAAAAGTGGGTGGATGGGAAGTCGACCTCCAAAACATGACCACACAATGGTCGAAGGCGGTTTATGATATTCACGAAGTTCCCTATGACGAAGTAGTTCCAGTAGAGGATGCCATTAATTTCTTTCACGATGACGACAAAGAGCGCATTTCGACCGCTTTTGGCAAGGCCGTTAGTGAAAAGCTTCCCTACAGTGACACCTTTAGAATCATCACGAGAAGCAATAAAGAAGTTTATGTGCATGCCGTTGGAATCCCGGTTATGAATGAAGCCGGAGAGGTGGTTTCAGTGAGAGGCGTATTTCAAGACATTGACGATAGAGTTCGATCACAGTTGCTCACCGAAGACGCTCTTGCCACTTCAACTGAACAGAACCAACGGTTGGTCAACTTTGCGCACATTGTGAGTCACAACCTAAGGAATCATACCGGCAACCTGGAAATGTTGCTCTCTTTCCTAAAAGATTCCAAGGATGAACAAGATCGCGAAGACCTCATTGAAAAACTTCAAAATGTGGTTGAGAACTTATCCAATACACTCACCGATCTACACGACATCATCACAGTTCAGAATCAACAAGTGACCGACGTTGACGAAGTAGATTTCACCTCTATCGCTCACAAAATTGTCCAAATTTTAGCAGGAGATATTGATCGATTAGACGTTGATGTCCAAATCGATCTACCCCCTCAATTGTTGGGTAGGTTTTCCCAAATCTACGCCGATAGTGTCATGCTCAATTTGGTGAGCAATGCTATTCGCTACAGAAGTCCATCTAGGCGATTAGTCATTCATATTTACCATGATATCGATGAAAAATACATCAATATTCATGTGAAAGACAATGGATTAGGTATTGATCTAGAATTGCATAAAAATCGTATTTTTAGAATGTATGGAACCATACACACTCATCCGGATTCGAGAGGTGTGGGATTGTTCCTTATTAAGAACCAATTGGAATCTTCTGGAGGAGCAATCTCAGTGGAAAGCACTCCTGATGAAGGAACCACTTTTACCATTCATATTCCACGCACATGA